The genomic interval CCGGCTCCTGCTATCTCTTCAATACGCCCACAGGACGACTCCTGGTGGATTGCGGGCTGTTCCAGGGACAAAAAACGTTGAAAGCGCTGAATTATAGCGCGTTCCCGTTTCGCCCGGCGGACATCGATGCCGTATTGCTGACACACGCCCACATCGACCACAGCGGGCTCTTGCCGAAGCTGAAGCGCGAAGGCTTTTCAGGCCCGATCCTGGCAACGCGCGGCACTATCGAGCTCTGCTCCTATATGCTTCCCGATGCGGGCAACATCCAGGAAACGGAGGTTGCCGCCCTGAACCGCCGGAACGCAGCCCGAGGACGGGCCGCCGTCACGCCCATCTACACGCAGGCCGATGCGATTGCGACGCTCGATGCCTTGCGGCCGATCGAGTACCAGGCATGGTACACGGTGATACCGGGCGTGCGCGCCCGCTACTGGAATGCCGGCCATTTGCTTGGCTCGGCTTCGATCGAGTTGGAATTCGCCGATCAAGGCAGAAACGGAGGGCCGTTGCGTGTCTTGATGTCGGGTGACATCGGCCCAGATGCCAAACTGCTGGAGCCGGATCCGGAGGGCCCGACCAACCTCGATTACGTGTTCTGCGAGTCGACCTATGGCGATAGCGACCGCCCGTCCACAACGCACGCACTGCGTCGCTCGCACCTCGCCCAGGAGGTGCGCGATGCCGCCAGCGGACGCGGCGCGCTGCTGATCCCTGCTTTTGCGGTAGAACGGACCCAAGAGCTGATCGTCGATTTGGCCGACTTGATGACCCGTGGTGAGATTCCGACCGCACCGATCTTCCTCGATTCGCCTTTGGCGATCCGTGCGACGGAAGTCTTCCGGAATAACGCGGCCAGCCTTGACCCAACCGTGGATCTGGACCGGCTTCTGACTTCCAGTCAGTTGCACTTCACGGAAACCGTCGACGAGAGCAAGTCGATCGCCAGGCTCACCGGCTTTCACATCATCATTGCCGCAAGCGGAATGTGCGACGCCGGCCGCATCCGCCATCATCTGAAGCGCTGGTTGTGGCGCAGGGAGGGCACGGTCCTGCTCGCGGGATTCCAGGCTCAAGGCACCCTGGGCCGCTTCCTGCACGATGGCGCAAAGGCGGTGAGGATCCAAGGCGAGGAGATCAAGGTCGCCGCGAGAATTCGATATATCGACGAATACTCCGGGCACGCCGACGGTCCGGAACTCGCGCGCTGGATTGCCGCGCGGCGCCCCATTCATCGTGGTCTGTTCATTGTGCACGGGGAAGAACACGCGCTCGGAGGCCTTCTGAACCGGATCGCCGAGCGAACCGTTCCAACCGCGCAGATTTTCACGCCGATGCTGGACGACGTCTACGACCTATCGACTGCTGCGCCGACACCGATCGACGTTGCTTGCCGCCGCAGGCTCACTCTCGATGCGGTCGTCAACCTTGATTGGCACAACGATATGTCCAAACTGCTCCTCGATATCAATGACCAGATCGAGGCCGCAGCAGACGATCGAGCGCGCGGCGTCATCGTCCGGAAGCTGCGAAGAGCGCTCGCAGGGCCATAAGTGGTGCGCGCTGATCCCCACTGGACTGCCTATTCCCTCAAGACTTGCCCAGGCTCCCTAAGACAGCTCTCTAGCGCTGTGAGCATTTGCATCCGACCAACGATGCCCACGACCTTTCTCTTGCGGAGCACCGGCACCTGCGAGACCTGGTAGACATCCATTTCCTTGACGACAGCATCGATCGTGGCATTCTCGTCGACGCAAACGGGATGACGGCTCATGACTGCTTCGACCCGCAGTCCCCTCGTTCGCTCACGAGCGAGTTCGCCTTCCTGCTTTCCCAAGAGCCATTCGAGCCAACACCCCTCAGGATAGGTGACGCCCAACTCGCGACGATGGAGGAAGTCGCCTTCGGCAATGATGTCGACCAAGGCCCCTTCATTATCGAGGACCGGCAGGCCGCGTTGATTGGTCTCAAGCAGCAGGTGGAGGGCCTCCAGCAGCGGCGCTTCCGGCTTCACAGTTGCGAACGAAGTCCGCATGATATCTGACGCCCGCATTGCTTCTCTTCCATCGGAACCGTGCCTCGATCCTCACAATTGCGGCACTGAGTAGCCATCAATCGAGCTGAATAGAAGGGCGTTGCGGCCTAGTGGGCCATCAGCAAGCAGACTCGCGCCTGTTGCAGCAAGCTTTGCGTCATGCCACCAAATATCCATTCGCCCAACCTGCTATGTCCATAACCTCCGGTAACGATGAGGTCGGCGCCGACGTCCGTAGCCAGGCGAATGAGATAGCCAGCATCCAGCTCCGCTGTATGCACGCGGACCTCGTGCTCGCAGCTCACACCGTGCTTTTCGAGATAGTTGGCCACATCCCGTACCCGGCGATGTGCCGCATCTTGTTCGTCCGATGTGCAGATTTCGGCGATTGTGACCTTCGATGCCCGCGTTAAAAACGGCAGCGCTTCGCGAACGGCGAGACGCGCTTCCCGAGTATCCTTCCAACCGATCACGATGCGATCGCCAGCCAGTTCGGTCACACCGTCCGGCACCGAAAGCGTGGGACGGCCCATCCGCAGCATGGTGCCGGCGGAATCGAGATACCGGGAGTAATTGGCCTTGAGCTGCCTGCGCTTGACGACGATAAGGTCAGCAGCCCTGGCCTGCTCAACCAGAAACTCGGTCGGAAATGCGATTGCCGAGCGCCATTCCACCTTCTCACTCGGCAGGCGGACAATCCGCCTGAACCACGCCTCTTTGGCCGAGAGCTGCGCCCGTATGCGATCGAGGTCCTCTGGCGTTGTCTCCTCTATGATGACGCCCTCGGCCACGAACGGGGGCTCTGTTGCGACCGCCGAGATACCGACAATGGACGCCCCAAATCCGCGCGCGATACCTTCTGCTGCTCTGGATCGACGTAGACCATGAGGCTGGCAAAAGACATGTCCGTGCTCCGATAGCTGACGCAATAGCCCTTTATCCTGCATCCGGCCATTTCCGGGCTTGATGCACATCAAGCGAGTATGACTGCCTGCCAGGCTTCGCTGTCATCGGAAGCGCCCCACGCGGACTTCTCGCACGCGAGCGACCTGCCCTATTCGTCCCGCAGATGCTTTTCGATGTCGCCGACCGGGTGCCTGGTAAGGTCCTTGGCAAGCTCCGCCACGATCCGGCGCTTCACATCAGGATGGAAATCCGACCGCAGCGCCGCCAGCGTTCGCGGCGGTGCGACGATGATCAGTGCGGTCGAAGGCTCGCCGCGTACAATGCGTTCCACGGCAGCCGCCACCTGCTTCACAAAGCGGAGCTCCTCGAGCTCATGCCAATCGGTCATCTCCACGGCGCTTCTCTGCCCGCTATGCCAGGCTTTGCTCACCCGGCCGGGCCGATCGCTTCCCTGGTCGTGAGCCGGCGGGTTCTGATCCTCGAAGGCGGATTCCACCTTCAAATTCGGGAACTTCTCGTCGCCTTCGTTCCGGAAGAATAGCGCCTTTCGCCCGTCGCCGACGAACACTACGGCACGATGCGGTATCTTGGTCATTCGGACTTCCTCCCTCGGAGGTCGATCATTCTGACCGTTCGGCAGGTGCTGTCGCTTGATCTCAATCAATCTCGACCGCTCCCAATCCGGCAAGATGCCGACTGAACGATTGATACGGAGGTCGTCATGCAGGCAAGAGATGTGATGGTTTCCCCCGTTTTGACCGTCGGCGCCAACGCCACCGTCCGCGAGGTCGCGCAGTTGCTGCTTGCCCGACGCATCAGCGCGTTGCCCGTCGTCGATGCCGACAACAAGATCCTCGGGATTGTGACCGAAGGCGATCTGCTCCATCGAGCCGAAGCCGGCACCGAACGTCCCTACTCCTGGTGGCTTCGTCTTTTGACCGGCGATGCTCAACTGGCTACCGACTATGTCAAATCGCACGCGGTCAAGGTCAACGACATCATGACGCGCAACGTCGTAACCGCCGCGCCGGAGACGCCGCTGCACGAGATTGCAACGCTGCTCGAAGACAATCAGATCAAACGTGTGCCAATCGTCAACCAGGACGGCCAACTCGTCGGAATCGTCAGCCGGGCCAATCTGCTTCAGGCGATCGCAAGCGCCCGGCCGGAGCTCGAGATCTCGGTTCCTGATTCAACGATCAGAAGGAAGCTCCTTGAAGAGCTCAAGAAGCAGTCTTGGGCGCATACGTTCAACCTGAACGCAACGGTACGGAACGGGGTCGTCGATCTCTGGGGTTTCGCACCATCCGCGGCCGAACGCACAGCCATCCGCGTGGCGGCCGAAGCTATTCCTGGTGTCGTGACAGTGAATGATCACCTGCTTGAGACACCGACCTTCGTCTACTGACGCGAAGCAGAAACTCCAGATTTGCGTAAGGACGTTGTCATTCGCTTTATCAAGGATGTAGTCGGCAGCCTTGCGAGGCGTGCCAACGCACGATCGACGTCGATGCGCGGGGCGAGACGGAAGCGGCTTGGCTGGCGAAGCAGACATTCTGCGATGGGCGCGCGATTCGGGACTGGTCACTGCACGCCGATCGAATCGACGTGGAGCCAGCCGACTTTCCTCCTTAAGTGCGATTTGCGGGACGGCCTCATCGCGCCGATCAGTCCTCTGCATCGCAGCCAGACAGAAGGGCGACCTCCCCGCGCGAGTTCCTATTGCCGGGGCGCGGACTTCTCGTCAACCGACGCGGCACGCTTGCGAAACAGTATGGCGGTGTCTGCGAAACTCGCAACGCATTGGTGACCGCAGGCGAAATTACGCAGCCGACCGAGCGCGGCATCGTTCAATCCGAACAGGCATCATCCTGGATCATCCTTGCGCCGGTCGGAATCATTTAGCTGACCTGCTGGAGACTTTGCGATGTTTATTTCCCGACAAACCGACTCCCATTCCACCGTAGCAAGCTGCTGTTACCGTTTGCATCAACGACTTCAAGGACGGCCTGATCGTGAAAGGACGATAACCGAACGTCATGAGCATGAACGGCAAGCACACGGCGATACCGGCCGGTGGTCGAGACGTAGACTTCGTGCAGGCATCCAGCGGTACCGCAATAAACCGTCCTATTGCGGCAGCGAAAATCGTCGAAATGGAGAGCTAAGAACTGCGCGCTCGGAACCGTGAGGTAAAGAGCAAACCGCTGGGCCGCGGCTACTGAGCCTCCGCACTTGGCATCCCATTTTCGCACGTCCGCTCGAATTTCGGGAGGCAGCATTTGAAGGTGCGCGGGATTCCAAGGGTCCTGCGCTGTCCCGCTATGGGAGAGCGCCGGCAGCCGAAGCCCGAACAAAGCAACAAG from Bradyrhizobium arachidis carries:
- a CDS encoding MBL fold metallo-hydrolase; translated protein: MNVTVQFCGAARTVTGSCYLFNTPTGRLLVDCGLFQGQKTLKALNYSAFPFRPADIDAVLLTHAHIDHSGLLPKLKREGFSGPILATRGTIELCSYMLPDAGNIQETEVAALNRRNAARGRAAVTPIYTQADAIATLDALRPIEYQAWYTVIPGVRARYWNAGHLLGSASIELEFADQGRNGGPLRVLMSGDIGPDAKLLEPDPEGPTNLDYVFCESTYGDSDRPSTTHALRRSHLAQEVRDAASGRGALLIPAFAVERTQELIVDLADLMTRGEIPTAPIFLDSPLAIRATEVFRNNAASLDPTVDLDRLLTSSQLHFTETVDESKSIARLTGFHIIIAASGMCDAGRIRHHLKRWLWRREGTVLLAGFQAQGTLGRFLHDGAKAVRIQGEEIKVAARIRYIDEYSGHADGPELARWIAARRPIHRGLFIVHGEEHALGGLLNRIAERTVPTAQIFTPMLDDVYDLSTAAPTPIDVACRRRLTLDAVVNLDWHNDMSKLLLDINDQIEAAADDRARGVIVRKLRRALAGP
- a CDS encoding CBS domain-containing protein; translated protein: MRTSFATVKPEAPLLEALHLLLETNQRGLPVLDNEGALVDIIAEGDFLHRRELGVTYPEGCWLEWLLGKQEGELARERTRGLRVEAVMSRHPVCVDENATIDAVVKEMDVYQVSQVPVLRKRKVVGIVGRMQMLTALESCLREPGQVLRE
- a CDS encoding universal stress protein — encoded protein: MAEGVIIEETTPEDLDRIRAQLSAKEAWFRRIVRLPSEKVEWRSAIAFPTEFLVEQARAADLIVVKRRQLKANYSRYLDSAGTMLRMGRPTLSVPDGVTELAGDRIVIGWKDTREARLAVREALPFLTRASKVTIAEICTSDEQDAAHRRVRDVANYLEKHGVSCEHEVRVHTAELDAGYLIRLATDVGADLIVTGGYGHSRLGEWIFGGMTQSLLQQARVCLLMAH
- a CDS encoding host attachment protein is translated as MTKIPHRAVVFVGDGRKALFFRNEGDEKFPNLKVESAFEDQNPPAHDQGSDRPGRVSKAWHSGQRSAVEMTDWHELEELRFVKQVAAAVERIVRGEPSTALIIVAPPRTLAALRSDFHPDVKRRIVAELAKDLTRHPVGDIEKHLRDE
- a CDS encoding CBS domain-containing protein, producing MQARDVMVSPVLTVGANATVREVAQLLLARRISALPVVDADNKILGIVTEGDLLHRAEAGTERPYSWWLRLLTGDAQLATDYVKSHAVKVNDIMTRNVVTAAPETPLHEIATLLEDNQIKRVPIVNQDGQLVGIVSRANLLQAIASARPELEISVPDSTIRRKLLEELKKQSWAHTFNLNATVRNGVVDLWGFAPSAAERTAIRVAAEAIPGVVTVNDHLLETPTFVY